One window from the genome of Montipora foliosa isolate CH-2021 chromosome 5, ASM3666993v2, whole genome shotgun sequence encodes:
- the LOC138002814 gene encoding uncharacterized protein, with translation MSKRKREDDVRDCYLKKEAGKRDTLGLRDYVNFLFCIHGIRISLRQLKRILRRLRCTRRQNLSDLEEVVEAVEAELRGSGSLLGYRAMHQRLVNHHRLATTREVVRHTLRIFDPEGVELRSRQRLRRRVYRCKGPNYLWHIDGHDKLKPFGFCVHGAIDGFSRRILWLEVASSNNDPCIVAQYYLDCVRQIEGTARVVRGDRGTENGNVAAIQRFFRRTAGDDFSGEKSFMFGKSTSNQRIEAWWGHLRKGCAQWWIQFFKDLRDSGLYSDSDVIQRECLHFCFMDVIQMELHKVAQEWNLNRIRPSVNAECPSGKPDVLYFVPESVATQDYSSPVDMDEIEIAEDMYAERPQEKGCSPHFKQLAEMILEDEDLEQPTMQRKLFNCTLIS, from the exons atgtcaaaaagaaaaagagaagatgATGTACGCGATTGCTACTTGAAAAAGGAAGCGGGAAAAAGAGACACCCTGGGACTACGTGACTACGTGAATTTC TTATTTTGTATTCACGGTATCCGGATAAGTTTGAGGCAATTGAAACGAATATTGAGGAGGCTGCGGTGCACAAGACGTCAGAACCTGAGTGATCTAGAGGAGGTTGTCGAGGCAGTGGAAGCAGAGCTGAGAGGGAGCGGAAGTTTACTTGGGTATAGGGCAATGCATCAAAGGCTGGTTAATCATCACCGACTGGCTACTACTAGAGAAGTCGTTCGCCACACGTTACGAATATTTGATCCAGAAGGTGTGGAACTGCGTTCACGACAGAGACTACGAAGAAGAGTGTACCGATGTAAAGGTCCAAATTACCTCTGGCATATAGACGGGCACGATAAACTCAAACCATTTGGATTCTGTGTTCACGGTGCTATAGACGGTTTCAGCCGAAGGATTTTATGGTTGGAAGTTGCTTCATCAAATAATGATCCGTGCATAGTCGCACAGTATTATTTAGATTGTGTCCGACAGATAGAGGGAACTGCTCGAGTTGTAAGGGGAGACAGAGGAACTGAAAATGGTAACGTAGCAGCCATCCAACGTTTCTTTCGTAGAACTGCTGGGGATGATTTTTCTGGTGAGaaaagtttcatgtttggaaaATCAACATCTAACCAGAGAATAGAGGCGTGGTGGGGCCATCTCAGAAAAGGGTGTGCACAGTGGTGGATACAGTTTTTCAAAGACCTGCGAGATTCTGGGTTGTATAGTGATAGTGATGTAATACAAAGGGAATGTCTTCACTTCTGTTTCATGGATGTCATTCAAATGGAACTACATAAAGTGGCCCAGGAATGGAATCTTAACAGGATCCGACCATCTGTCAATGCAGAATGCCCCTCTGGAAAGCCTGATGTTCTTTATTTTGTCCCAGAATCAGTAGCTACACAAGATTATTCAAGCCCCGTCGACATGGATGAAATTGAAATTGCTGAAGACATGTATGCAGAACGGCCGCAGGAAAAGGGCTGTTCCCCACACTTTAAACAACTGGCCGAAATGATCCTAGAAGACGAGGACTTGGAGCAACCAACAATGCAGAGGAAGCTCTTCAACTGTACTTTGATCTCTTAG